The sequence below is a genomic window from Bremerella cremea.
GGTGGCTTCAGCAACTTTCTTCAGGGTGGCTTCGTCAATATTGACTTGGGCCATCTGGAAAGTCTTCCGCCCGGTGAACGGATCGATCACCGGCACCGGGGCTTGCCCTTTGGTGCCAACGCCGATGGTGTACACCTTCACGTCCATGGTGGCGGCTAGTTCGGCGGCGACGACGGGATCGACATCGCCAGCGTTGTTCTCGCCGTCGGTCAACAGGATGACGACTTTGCTTTTCAGCTTTTGCTTGTCGCCATCCCCCAGGGCCGAGAGTTTCTCGACTGCCAGGCCCAGGGCATCGCCAATCGCGGTACCGTCTTCGTTGCGGTCCATGGCGATTTGTGTGTTATCTAATTGCTTGATCATGTAAGGATGATCGAGCGTTGGCGGCGCGATGCCGTCGGCATGCCGGGCGAAAGTCACCAAGCCGACCAGGTCGCTCGTACGGCCTGAAAGTTGGTCGTCGCCAGAGATGAACTTCGAGGCGACATCTTTCACTGCCGTCAAGCGATCGACCGGCTGGCCGTCGACTTGGAAGTCCATCGCTTGCATACTGCCGGAACGGTCGACCACCATTTCAATGGCGATCCCTTCGCTGTCGACCACCGTGTGCTTACGGCCTTCTTGCGGCCGAGCGAGGGCGACGATCAGCAGGACAATCGCAGCGACACGCAGAGCGTTGGGAACCCATTGCAATCGCTGTTTCCAGGTCGGGGAAAGGCCTGCCAGGAGGCCGGTCGAACTAAATGAAATGGCCGTTTTACTTCTTCCTTTCACCATCCACCAAATTAGTAGTGGCACTAAGAAGAGAAGTAGCAAAAACCAGGCCGAAGGTCCGTGAAACATTAGGCGTTCTCCTTAGCTGCCACCGGCGGCGGGGTAGTGGGTTCGACTGCCGATTGTTGAATGAATTGACTGGCCCGCTCGATGGCCTGATCGGCGTCTTTTTCGCCCGGTTGGAACTGGGCAAATTTCACCAAGTCGGCCAGCGATAGGAAGACACGCAATGTGCCACGCTGAGCGTCGTCGAGCAGACTGCCGGAGGCGATCTGGTCGAGGAACTCGTCCGTTGTCAATTTTGGGGCGGCGATGCCAAATTGGTTTTCGATGTATTGCCGCACGATATTGGTTAGGCGAACGTAATATTGCTCGGTCAGGCCAGCTTGTAAGAGGCTGCTGTGACGCAGTTCTTCCAGTTCGGCCAACGCTTGAGCCTTCGGGGAAAGCTGCTTGCGACGATTGGGCCAAGCCAACAACGCAGCGCCAGCCAATGCCAACGCGGTGCCACTACCGACCGACCAATAAACCCACGCATAGCTTGGTTTCTCGACGACCGGCAATTCGACCACGTCTTTGATATCGCGAAACTGCAGCGGATCTGGCGTTCCTTCCAGCACACTGGTGATCGCCACATTCATCGCAGGCGTTTCGACCACGTCACTGGAGAGAGCCGCTTCACGCCGATCGGAATAGGCGATCGCAATCGGCGGAAGCGTTTGCTCTCCAGGCACAAGGCTTTCGACCTGGTACCGGCGAATCCACTGTCGCCCGTTGGCGGTCGGGATATCGGCCGTGTCGTTCATGCTGAGGACATGAAACGAACCAAGTGTTTTCTGTTGTTGCGGTAAGGTGACCAGCACTTTTTCTGGGGCGTTCACGGTGACGGTTAATATCAGCGGCTCGGCGATTTGGGCGGTTGCTTTGTTCAAGGAAACTTGCACTTCGACCGGCCCTTGCGATTCGCTGCGTGTGATCGCGGCAGTGGCGTTGTCGGCCGCGCTGACTGCTGCCGAGGCCAGCGCGACCAACAACAAACTGAGTGCGGTGAGAGTCTGGTAACGTGAAATCATCGACGGCACTCCCTTTGGTGAAAAAATTTGCGTAGCGGATCGACGAAATCTTCCCCAGTTTGTACGTGAATGGGGTCCATTCGCAGACGTTTAAAAAGTTGGTCGCGTTGGTCAGCCAAGGCTTTGGTTTGTTCGGCGTAAAGCTGACGTTGGTGACGGTTGGACGTATCGATCATGACGACCTGACCCGTTTCGGCATCGACCAGGTCGAGCAAGCCGACGTTGGGTAGTTCAAACTCGCGGCGGTCCGCAACAACAATCGGGATGATGTCGTGCTTGCGACGGGCCACCTTCAATGCACGTTCGTAGCCGGTGTCTTGGAAATCGCTGACCAGAAACACGATCGAACGACGTTTGGCCGTGTGGTTGAGGTGTTCTAGGACGCGCGAAATATTGGTGCCGTGCCCCATGGGTTGGCAGTACAGCAGTTCCCGAATCACCCGCAACACGTGACGTGATCCACTGCGGGGGGGAATCGCTTTCTCGATGTTGTCGGTAAACAAGGTCAACGCGATCTTGTCGTTGTTGCTGATTGCTGAGAACGCCAATGAAGCGCCCAGTTCGGCAACTAGCTCTCGTTTCGATTGCCAGTTTGTGCCCAGCCCTTGCGAAGCGCTGAGGTCGACTAGCAAGGTGGCGGTCAGCTGGCGTTCCTCGCGAAACAACTTCACAAACGGTTCGCCGGTGCGGGCGGTCACGTTCCAGTCGATCGTGCGGATGTCGTCGCCGATGCGGTATGGCCGAACTTCTTCGAATTCGACACCCCGTCCTTTAAAGGCCGAGTGGTACTGACCGGCCAGCATGTTGTCGGCCAGGTGCGAGGTGCGAATCTGAATTCGGCGAATGTTTTGTAAGACTTCGCGGGGGATCATAAGTGGTTTCTCGTTAATACAACGTGTGTGAAGTGCCCTCGAATACGCCGCCGAGAACTGGTCGAGCTAGAGGGGGACTGACCAATTCTCGGACGACGTCTTCGCGTCTAGGGTACGGCAACGTGATCGAGGATCGAGCGGACCACGTCGTCGGAGGTCTTTTCTTCCGCTTCGGCCTCGTAGGTCACAATCAAACGATGGCGGAGCACATCCGGAGCAATTTCTTTCACGTCGCCAGGCACCACATAACCACGGCCGCTGAGGAAGGCGTTGGCCTTGGCTGCCAGGCTTAAGCTGATCGTCGCCCGAGGGGACACTCCATACTGAATCAAGTCGGCCAGCGGCAGGTTGTAAGCACTTGGCTCGCGGGTTGCCATGACCAAGTCGACGATGTAATCGCGGACCTTGTTATCGACGTAGATCTCGTCCACCAAGTCGCGGGCGCGGATGATTTCTTCCGGCGACAAGGTCGGCATGACTTCCAGCGAAGTCTTGGTCCGTGACATCCGTTCGAGAATCTGAATTTCTTCGTCTCGGGTTGGATGGCCGACGAGAACCTTAAGCATGAACCGGTCCATTTGAGCTTCGGGAAGCGGGTAGGTTCCTTCTTGCTCGATCGGGTTTTGGGTAGCCATGACCAGGAATGGATCGTCGAGCTTGTAGGTCGTGTGACCGATGGTGACTTGACGTTCCTGCATCGCTTCCAGCAAGGCACTTTGCACCTTGGCCGGAGCACGGTTGATTTCGTCGGCCAAAATCAGGTTCGAGAAAATCGGGCCTTTCTGAATCGCAAACTGCTGGTCTTGGGGACGATAAATCTGGGTACCAATCAAGTCCGCCGGTAACAAGTCGGGCGTGAACTGGATCCGCTGAAACCCGGTGCTGATGCCCTTGGCCAGGCAAGCCACCGCAGTCGTCTTCGCGAGGCCAGGTACCCCTTCGATGAGCAAGTGCCCGTTGGTCAAGAGGCCAACCTGCATGCGGTGGATCAATTGACGTTGTCCCACGATCACGCGACCAATTTCATCCAGCAGACGACGAAAAGGCGTACTGCGAATCTTGATTTCTTCTGTAAGTTCGTTGATTCGACCGTGAGCCGATTGTTGGGTATTTGTCACCACGTTGATGTTCCTCGAAAAAGAAAACAGGTTGAATTCGCCTGACAGTTGGTTGTCTCAAGCGGCTCAAGCGAGGTGCGGTAAACGATCCAGCACCGAGCCGCCACCTAGTAAGGCAACTTGTGTGCCAGAGGCGAATGAGCCTAGAAAACTAGGGTTTTCTTGTAAGTAAGGCCCGGCAGACTGGGGCATTTTGCCCCACGGTGTCAAAGTGCCCCAAAACCAAACGAGACATTTAGGACAGAGAAAGTTGGTCAGAGTGGAAAGATCGTGACCGGCGAAGAGGTTGGGCTATGTTGTTGAGAAAAGGAGAGAAAGAACCGCTCAATTCACGGATTAGAGAATGGTCAATCT
It includes:
- a CDS encoding AAA family ATPase, producing the protein MVTNTQQSAHGRINELTEEIKIRSTPFRRLLDEIGRVIVGQRQLIHRMQVGLLTNGHLLIEGVPGLAKTTAVACLAKGISTGFQRIQFTPDLLPADLIGTQIYRPQDQQFAIQKGPIFSNLILADEINRAPAKVQSALLEAMQERQVTIGHTTYKLDDPFLVMATQNPIEQEGTYPLPEAQMDRFMLKVLVGHPTRDEEIQILERMSRTKTSLEVMPTLSPEEIIRARDLVDEIYVDNKVRDYIVDLVMATREPSAYNLPLADLIQYGVSPRATISLSLAAKANAFLSGRGYVVPGDVKEIAPDVLRHRLIVTYEAEAEEKTSDDVVRSILDHVAVP
- a CDS encoding vWA domain-containing protein, whose amino-acid sequence is MFHGPSAWFLLLLFLVPLLIWWMVKGRSKTAISFSSTGLLAGLSPTWKQRLQWVPNALRVAAIVLLIVALARPQEGRKHTVVDSEGIAIEMVVDRSGSMQAMDFQVDGQPVDRLTAVKDVASKFISGDDQLSGRTSDLVGLVTFARHADGIAPPTLDHPYMIKQLDNTQIAMDRNEDGTAIGDALGLAVEKLSALGDGDKQKLKSKVVILLTDGENNAGDVDPVVAAELAATMDVKVYTIGVGTKGQAPVPVIDPFTGRKTFQMAQVNIDEATLKKVAEATGGKYFRATDTESLEKIYSEIDQLEKSRVEAQHFVDYRELAIEPIHAGIGTLPPFVLIAFWLLAAQIVLSNTVFRKITE
- a CDS encoding DUF58 domain-containing protein, yielding MIPREVLQNIRRIQIRTSHLADNMLAGQYHSAFKGRGVEFEEVRPYRIGDDIRTIDWNVTARTGEPFVKLFREERQLTATLLVDLSASQGLGTNWQSKRELVAELGASLAFSAISNNDKIALTLFTDNIEKAIPPRSGSRHVLRVIRELLYCQPMGHGTNISRVLEHLNHTAKRRSIVFLVSDFQDTGYERALKVARRKHDIIPIVVADRREFELPNVGLLDLVDAETGQVVMIDTSNRHQRQLYAEQTKALADQRDQLFKRLRMDPIHVQTGEDFVDPLRKFFHQRECRR